The genome window ACTGCTGAAGAAACGGGTACAGGAAGGACGCGCCGAGATTGTCGGGGCGTCGTATGGTCAGCCTTACGGTCTGTTCTGCGGGGGTGAGGCAAACGTGCGCCAGCTGGCAATGGGCGTGCTGGTGTGTGAGAAACTGTTCGGCGTGCGTCCGGTCACCTGGTGGGAGGAGGAGTTTGACTTCTTTCCCCAGCTGCCCCAGATTCTGCGCCAGTGTGGCTTTGAGTACGGTTGCCTCTTCTTCCAGTGGACGTGGCATACACCGCATATCCCTATTGAGAAGGTCTCGCGGGCGCGATGGCGCGGACTGGATGGTTCGGAGATACTGGTCGCTCCCAAGACCGACCTGTGCCTGCATCAGTGGCCCGAGGACTTCGAACAGGGGCTGCAGCATGAAGCGGTGGAGCAGATGGAGGAGCCGTTGGTTATCCAGTGGCTGGAGCTGCTGCCTACACCCGACTGGATGTGCCGCGCGGAGCTGATTGCCCCGCGCATGAAGGAGATTGCCTCGCAACCGCAGTTCGATATCCGCTGGGTGACGCTGAGCGAGTTTCTCTCTCGGGCAAAGGGCAATGAGCCAGTGTTAGAGTACACGCTGGACGACGTGTTTCACGGTATGTCCATCGGCAAGAACGGTGACGTGGTGCGTTACCTCAGCAAACAGGCGGAGAACCAGCTGCTGAGCGCGGAGAGCTTTGCGCTGGTGTCGGGGATGCTGGGCAGACCGTATGCACAGTGGGATGTGTACCCCGAGTGGGAGATTCGGCAGGCATGGCGCCATCTGCTGCTGGCACAACACCATGACGTAGACGAGTGCGAGGGGCTGTGCGGCGACACAGGCAAACTGTATTATCGCGATAGCCTCGAACTCTCGCGCATGGTGTTAGAGCGCAACCTGGAGCACATCGCCGGGCGCGTGAGCGGAGAGCCGGATGTGGTGGTTTTCAACCCGCTGGGGTGGGCGCAAAGCGGTATCGCCACCTTCTCCGTGCCTGCTGGGCAGGAGAAACCTGTCGTGGTGGACGATGCCGGGCAGACTTTGCCCGTCCAGGTCATCGCAGCAGACGGCGAGCAGGCAACGGTTTGCTTCCCGGCGTGGGACGTGCCGTCCGTTGGCTACAGGGCGTACCGCCTTGCAGAAGGGAGCGCAACTGCCCCTCAGCAGGTGAACGTCACCGAGAGCGAAGACACGGTACAGCTCGCCAACGCGCACGTGAAGGTTGGCATAGACCGCCGAACGGGCGTGATCACCAGCCTGCGTTCGGCTTCCGGTGGCGCGGAGTTCGTGCGCGAAGAGGTGCCGCTGAACGCACTGCACATTCCGTTTGGCGACGAGGTGTACTGCTCCCAGCGGGGGATACGCACGGTCCGCGTGGAGCACCTTGGTCCTGTGCTGGCGAGTGTGCTGGTAGAGGGCAATCTGGGCGAAGTGGCACAGTTTCGGTCGCGCGTGACCCTCCACGCCGTGAGCGCCAATGTGGGGGTACAGACTCATCTGCGTTTCCTCCAACGCCCTGAACCCTCCATGATGCGTTCTCTGCAGACCGATATCGCTGCTCGGCTACAGCACACCGAAATCTGGCACGACCACCCGTTTGCGGTCACGCCTGTCCGCGCCGAAGGTGTGTACCGCAAGAAATATCCTACCGGTGACTGGATGACCTCGCCGCAGTTCTTTGAGGAGGTGGTCAACCCGTTTACGGGCTTAAACTTCATCTTCCTCACCGACGGCGCACGCGGGTTGCAATATCTGCACGCGGGCAATCAGGGCTTCTTGCGCGACGGCGATGTCGTACGCAACATCCTGTTCATGTACGATGCCTGGGATGAAGAGAACTGGGTGCACGAGGTGGAGCTGCGCTATGGGTACCGGGTATGGGACAACGTGCCCAGCCGCGATACGTTGCTGCGCGAAGCGATGGCGTTCAACCGCCCGTTGATGGCGGTGCATCGCGAACGTTCTGGCGAGCCGCAGCTGCCCGCTTCGCTGAGCTTCCTGCAGGTGGAAGGAGATGTGGTGCTTTCCGCCTTCTATCGCGAGGGCGAGTGGTGTGTGCTCAGGGCGTTTGAGGTCAACGGCAGACCCGCCCAAGCCCGCTTCACCTTCTACGGTGCGGTGGAAAAAGCGGAAAGGGTGAACATGCTGCTACGCGAACCGACGCCTCTACCGGTACAGGGCAGTACGGTGACCGTTTCCTTCCGACCGCACGAGATTGTCACCGTGCGTTTGCTGCTGGAGAAGGCGCGCAAACAGTACCGCCCGCTGGATGACTATCGCAGCGTATGGGTAGAGACCACCACCAAAGCGCACAGAGGTTGACCGCAGAGCGGGTGGCATTCATCACCGCAAAGCGGAGCTCGCCGTGAAAAAGGCGCACAGGTCTGCGAGAGGACACTGCTCGCAGCGGGGACGTTGCGCTTTACACAGCTGCCTGCCGTGCCGGATGAGGTGTACGTGGAAAGCGTAGATATCCTCTTCCGGCACGATATGCTGAAGGATGTCGTGGGCTTTGGCTTCACCCACTTTGCGGTCGAAGAACCCCAGACGCCACGACACGCGAAACACGTGTGTGTCTACCGGTATCACCGGTCTGCCCAGTGAGAAGCAGAGCACGATGGCGGCGGTTTTGGGTCCCACTCCCGGCAGGCTCAGCAGGTAGCGGCGCGCGGACTCTGTATCCATCTCTTGCAGGAAATCCAGGCTCAGGGTGCCGCCATTGTGTTCGGCGATGGCTCGCAGCACCGCCTGTATCCGCGGCGCTTTGCTGCTGGCAAGCCCGCCCGGGCGGATAGCCTCCTCGACCTCTTCGGTGGGAGCCTCCATCACCGCCTGCCAGCTGGGAAAACGCTCGCGCAGCTGCTGGTAGGCACGCCACGAGTTGGTGTCCGAAGTGTGTTGGGACAGGATGCACGCTACCAGCTCTTCCAGAGGAGGCATCCGCTGCCGCCATACGGGACGACCATGCAGAGCGTCCAGTCGGCGAACTACCTCACGCGCCAGTTCCGGGGGGGGAAGCATACAGACGCTATCCTCGCATTTGCGCTACTTCATCGACGTTCACGGTATGCAGCGTGCGGTAAATGGAAAGCACTACTGCCATTCCCACTGCCACCTCGGCAGCGGCGACCGTAATCGTCACCAGCACGAACACCACGCCCTCCAGCGATTGCGGATGCAGATACCGCCAGAAAGCCGCGAAGTTCAGGTTCGCCGCGTTCATCACAATCTCAATGGACATCAACACGGCGATGGCGTTACGGCGCGAGATTAAACCATACAGTCCAATCGTCAGCAGCACCGTGCTAAGGAGTATGAAGAAGTGTAGCGGCAGGTTCGCCAGGCTCATTCGCGGTCTCCTCCTCCATCAGTTCCACCTTCGGGTTGCGCGCCAGGAAGATGGCTCCTAACATCGCACTCAGCAGAAGGGCAGAGGTCAGTTCAAAGGGCAACACATACTCGTTCAACAGCATCGCTCCCAGTTGGCGGGTTATCGAACCGGCATCCACCTCAGGCGGTAGCGTAGACAGACCGCCCATGTTGCGGTAGATGACCACGATCAGAAAAGCCATCATGCTCGCGCTGGCGGCTATCGCGGCCACATACAGGCGGTTGGTCTGGCGGACGCGCGGGTTCATCACGTCGCGTGTGAGCATCAGCGCGAACAACACCACCACCATCACCGCCCCGGCGTACAGCAGCAGCTGCAGAGCGAACAGGAACTCCAGCGACAGGATCAGATAGAACCCGCCAA of Armatimonadota bacterium contains these proteins:
- a CDS encoding NADH-quinone oxidoreductase subunit J; the protein is MSTIELAVVVFLTVMTVISALMVVTVRNLIHAGFWLLPFFLGIGGFYLILSLEFLFALQLLLYAGAVMVVVLFALMLTRDVMNPRVRQTNRLYVAAIAASASMMAFLIVVIYRNMGGLSTLPPEVDAGSITRQLGAMLLNEYVLPFELTSALLLSAMLGAIFLARNPKVELMEEETANEPGEPAATLLHTP
- the nuoK gene encoding NADH-quinone oxidoreductase subunit K is translated as MSLANLPLHFFILLSTVLLTIGLYGLISRRNAIAVLMSIEIVMNAANLNFAAFWRYLHPQSLEGVVFVLVTITVAAAEVAVGMAVVLSIYRTLHTVNVDEVAQMRG
- a CDS encoding endonuclease III, with protein sequence MLPPPELAREVVRRLDALHGRPVWRQRMPPLEELVACILSQHTSDTNSWRAYQQLRERFPSWQAVMEAPTEEVEEAIRPGGLASSKAPRIQAVLRAIAEHNGGTLSLDFLQEMDTESARRYLLSLPGVGPKTAAIVLCFSLGRPVIPVDTHVFRVSWRLGFFDRKVGEAKAHDILQHIVPEEDIYAFHVHLIRHGRQLCKAQRPRCEQCPLADLCAFFTASSALR